One Candidatus Aminicenantes bacterium genomic window carries:
- a CDS encoding M23 family metallopeptidase, whose protein sequence is MRRSILRTAAIAAAFLAAAFAGLIPAQERASSAAVQTLAPAEAPFVLSFRSLQPGEAILARLKDDAAVKRVTLTLGDQVRVLEPATDSAGTPLALLGIDLGRKAQPMALKVKIERADGTTAFQEIPLVVASKEFPSTNLQVSSTMTTPPKALLETIRRESELVAEVLGRVSPDWLAEGPFQSPLPAFEPFPNFGQQRLYNKVLGSVHSGIDIAAPRGTKAAAPNSGRVVLANRLYYSGWTVIIDHGRGVFTYCCHFDRLLVKRGDAVRKGQAIAEVGSTGRSTGPHLHWSVRILSARVDPFSLVALPL, encoded by the coding sequence ATGAGGCGGTCGATCCTCCGAACCGCGGCGATCGCTGCGGCCTTCCTTGCGGCCGCGTTCGCCGGCTTGATCCCGGCTCAGGAAAGAGCTTCCTCGGCGGCGGTTCAAACGCTTGCTCCGGCCGAAGCTCCCTTCGTCCTCTCCTTCCGTTCCCTTCAGCCTGGCGAGGCCATTCTGGCCAGACTGAAAGACGATGCTGCCGTCAAACGGGTCACCCTGACCCTGGGCGACCAGGTTCGCGTTTTGGAGCCTGCCACAGACAGTGCAGGGACGCCCCTGGCCCTTCTGGGGATCGATCTCGGCAGGAAAGCGCAGCCGATGGCGCTAAAAGTCAAGATCGAGCGCGCGGACGGCACGACGGCTTTCCAGGAGATACCCTTGGTCGTGGCGTCCAAGGAATTCCCCTCGACCAATCTTCAGGTGTCGTCGACTATGACCACCCCGCCCAAGGCGCTGCTGGAGACGATTCGCCGCGAAAGTGAGCTTGTGGCCGAGGTCCTGGGCCGCGTCTCACCCGATTGGCTGGCCGAAGGGCCGTTCCAGTCGCCGCTTCCCGCGTTCGAGCCGTTCCCCAACTTCGGCCAGCAGAGGCTTTATAACAAGGTCTTGGGGTCGGTTCATTCCGGGATCGACATCGCCGCTCCCCGCGGGACGAAGGCCGCGGCCCCCAACTCGGGCCGGGTCGTCCTGGCCAACCGCCTTTATTATTCCGGCTGGACGGTCATCATCGATCACGGCCGGGGCGTGTTCACCTACTGCTGCCACTTCGACCGGCTGCTGGTCAAGCGCGGCGACGCCGTCCGCAAGGGGCAGGCCATCGCCGAGGTCGGCAGCACGGGGCGCTCGACGGGGCCGCACCTCCATTGGAGCGTGCGGATTCTCTCGGCCCGGGTCGATCCATTCTCGCTCGTCGCCCTGCCGCTTTGA
- a CDS encoding ABC transporter ATP-binding protein: MTATAETNIELKGIRFRYGAVQALDGVDLTIGGGACGLLGPNGAGKSTLLRVLLGFLVPDKGEGRVLGHDIRRDPFAIRRLVGYMPEDDCLIPGLDAVSFTAYFGELSGMPRGEAMKRAHDVLFYVGLGEARYRLLETYSAGMKQRIKLAQALVHDPRLLFLDEPTSNLDPRGRDEILALIKDISSKKDINVLISSHILSDIEATCSTVVILNKGRVAAQGELEVLQQVDYSLFELRLKGEAEPFLAALRDARCRVEETEDGLFKLFVPPDVGRLGVFRAAAATGVQVRHFVQSRTSLEDLFARTVGAD; this comes from the coding sequence GTGACCGCGACCGCCGAAACAAACATCGAGCTAAAAGGAATCCGCTTCCGCTACGGGGCCGTGCAGGCCCTGGATGGGGTGGACCTCACGATCGGTGGCGGGGCCTGCGGCTTGCTCGGACCTAATGGGGCGGGGAAAAGCACGCTCCTCCGCGTCCTCCTGGGTTTCCTGGTTCCGGACAAAGGCGAAGGCCGGGTTCTCGGGCATGACATCCGGCGCGACCCCTTCGCCATCCGCCGGCTGGTCGGCTATATGCCCGAGGACGATTGCCTCATCCCCGGCCTCGACGCGGTGTCTTTCACCGCCTATTTCGGGGAGCTGTCCGGCATGCCCCGCGGTGAAGCCATGAAGCGGGCCCACGACGTTCTTTTTTACGTCGGGTTGGGCGAAGCCCGCTACCGGCTGCTGGAAACCTATTCGGCCGGGATGAAACAGCGCATCAAGCTGGCCCAAGCCTTGGTCCACGACCCGCGGCTCCTCTTCCTGGATGAGCCGACCTCCAACCTGGATCCCCGCGGCCGGGACGAGATCCTGGCCCTGATCAAAGACATCTCCTCCAAGAAAGATATCAACGTTCTCATTTCGTCCCATATCCTCTCCGACATCGAGGCGACGTGCAGCACCGTCGTCATCCTGAATAAAGGGCGGGTGGCCGCCCAGGGCGAGCTGGAGGTCCTCCAACAGGTTGATTACAGCCTGTTCGAGCTGCGGCTCAAAGGCGAGGCCGAGCCCTTCCTGGCCGCGTTGCGAGACGCGCGCTGCCGGGTCGAAGAGACCGAAGACGGGCTGTTTAAGCTTTTTGTTCCGCCCGACGTCGGTCGCCTCGGCGTCTTCCGGGCGGCCGCCGCGACCGGCGTTCAAGTCCGCCACTTCGTTCAGAGCCGGACCTCGCTCGAGGACCTTTTCGCGCGCACGGTGGGAGCCGACTGA
- a CDS encoding phosphoglycerate mutase family protein — MNRKRKRALRALSVAIPIVAIALAAAAGLWAQSQTPETTINLVRHAEKRASPPDDPPLTEAGRARAAELARLLGPLGVTTIFISQYQRTAETARPLAEALGVMPLVVAMTADRSAPGGIAETSIKELVDRILEHKGESILVVGHSNTLPLIIKGLGATPVPDIPDTEYDNLFIVTISLQGEVALARKKF, encoded by the coding sequence ATGAACAGAAAACGAAAGCGCGCTCTTCGGGCGCTTTCCGTTGCCATCCCGATCGTCGCCATAGCCCTGGCCGCGGCCGCCGGATTATGGGCCCAGTCGCAGACTCCCGAGACGACGATCAATCTGGTCCGGCATGCCGAGAAGCGGGCCTCGCCTCCAGACGATCCGCCCCTGACTGAGGCCGGCCGAGCCCGGGCGGCGGAGTTGGCCCGCCTCTTGGGTCCGCTCGGCGTCACGACCATTTTTATTTCCCAATATCAGCGTACCGCAGAGACGGCCCGCCCTCTGGCCGAAGCCCTGGGTGTGATGCCGCTCGTCGTGGCTATGACCGCGGACAGGTCCGCCCCGGGCGGGATCGCGGAAACATCGATCAAGGAGCTGGTCGATCGGATCCTTGAACACAAAGGGGAGTCCATCCTGGTGGTCGGCCATTCGAACACTTTGCCCTTGATCATCAAGGGTTTAGGGGCAACGCCGGTTCCGGACATTCCCGACACGGAGTACGACAACCTGTTCATTGTCACGATCTCGCTTCAGGGGGAAGTCGCTCTGGCCAGGAAGAAATTTTGA
- a CDS encoding 3'-5' exonuclease produces the protein MSGFLVFDCETTGLPIRRNLSVRDVDGWPRLVQLAWAVYDAFGRLEAAECRMVRPDGFLIPPDSTRIHGISHERALAEGNAVGDVLGLFARALDSPFDAVIAHNLEYDRNVVGAELIRAELPSRLFERPGLCTMKTTTDLLKIPGPYGYKWPKLEELYLFLFEAGYEGAHDAALDVEATARCFFELRRRGHYPRA, from the coding sequence ATGAGCGGATTCCTTGTTTTCGACTGCGAGACGACCGGCCTGCCCATCCGCCGCAATCTTTCCGTCCGGGACGTGGACGGCTGGCCTCGCCTTGTCCAGCTGGCCTGGGCGGTCTATGACGCATTCGGCCGCCTCGAGGCGGCCGAATGCCGCATGGTCCGGCCCGACGGATTTCTGATCCCGCCCGACTCGACCCGGATCCACGGCATCAGCCACGAACGGGCTCTGGCGGAAGGGAACGCGGTCGGCGACGTGCTGGGGCTTTTCGCCCGAGCCTTGGATTCGCCCTTCGACGCCGTCATCGCCCACAATCTCGAGTATGACCGCAATGTCGTCGGGGCCGAGCTCATCCGGGCGGAATTGCCCAGCCGGCTCTTCGAGCGGCCCGGGCTCTGCACGATGAAGACGACAACCGACCTTCTCAAGATCCCCGGGCCCTATGGATATAAATGGCCCAAGCTGGAGGAGCTGTATCTATTCCTCTTCGAGGCGGGCTACGAAGGCGCCCACGACGCGGCCCTCGACGTCGAGGCCACCGCTCGCTGCTTCTTCGAGCTGCGACGCCGCGGCCATTACCCGCGGGCTTGA
- a CDS encoding ABC transporter ATP-binding protein, whose protein sequence is MTTLIRAEGLGKWYGNVLGLSDVSLEIQPGIVGLLGPNGAGKSTFMKLLTGQLKPSLGRILIDGRPVWNNTALFSRFGFCPEQDAFYEDLTGWEFLSRLLRLNGYGRTEAEARAEKALAFVDLSKDKDRLIRGYSRGMRQRVKLAQATAHDPEILVLDEPLNGLDPLGKRKIIRLIKEMRDQGRTVLVSSHVLPEIEALTREIILIHQGKILAQGDIHAMRDLIDKHPHIVAVKCDRPRDLAVRLVGEASLVDFRFEGDDTVIVETRDRDRLFARLPALAVENGLDIREITSPDDNLQAVFDYLVGK, encoded by the coding sequence ATGACCACTCTTATCCGGGCCGAGGGGCTGGGCAAGTGGTACGGCAACGTCCTCGGCCTGTCCGACGTCAGCCTGGAGATCCAGCCGGGCATCGTCGGCCTGCTGGGCCCCAACGGGGCCGGTAAGTCGACCTTCATGAAGCTGCTGACCGGCCAGCTCAAGCCCAGCCTGGGCCGCATCCTGATCGACGGCCGCCCGGTCTGGAACAATACGGCCCTGTTCTCCCGCTTCGGGTTCTGTCCCGAACAGGACGCCTTCTACGAGGACCTGACCGGCTGGGAGTTCCTGTCGCGCCTCCTCCGCCTCAACGGCTACGGCCGAACCGAAGCCGAGGCGCGGGCCGAGAAGGCCCTGGCCTTCGTCGACCTGAGCAAGGACAAGGACCGTCTGATCCGGGGCTACAGCCGGGGCATGCGCCAGCGGGTCAAGCTGGCCCAGGCCACGGCCCACGACCCCGAGATTCTGGTCCTGGACGAGCCCCTCAACGGGCTCGACCCCCTCGGCAAGCGCAAGATCATCCGGCTGATCAAGGAGATGCGCGATCAGGGCCGGACCGTTCTTGTCAGCTCCCATGTCCTGCCCGAGATCGAGGCACTGACCCGCGAGATCATCCTCATCCACCAAGGCAAGATCCTGGCCCAGGGCGACATCCATGCCATGCGCGACCTGATCGACAAGCATCCCCATATCGTGGCCGTCAAGTGCGACCGGCCGCGCGACCTCGCCGTCCGGCTGGTGGGAGAGGCTTCGCTGGTCGACTTCCGCTTCGAGGGCGACGACACCGTCATTGTAGAGACCCGCGACCGGGACCGACTGTTCGCCCGTCTGCCGGCGCTGGCGGTGGAGAACGGCCTGGACATCCGCGAGATTACCTCGCCCGACGACAACCTGCAA
- a CDS encoding ABC transporter permease subunit, with protein sequence MPIAEQGYLHWQGRPTETHRPWRAITRLGLRLAFKRKNFKFAFGVSLMPAVVFSIGVYLAETINNFKVTMGGRRQLLAVDPAYFRTYFTSDFLLFMMLMLMVLAGAGLIADDLRSNSLQLYFARPIRKRDYLLGKAGVTSFFLLLMTLVPGTLFIILKLIFSGSLRFLGQYPWLPLAVAAYSLVLTVFFTLFTLAVSSLGKNRRFTSIMLFLIYIFSDVFFGVFSGSFHRPEFCWLSIKANLQQVGAAIFRAPLPYDASWIVSALILAALSVGAALLLVRRVRSVEVIR encoded by the coding sequence ATGCCGATCGCCGAACAGGGATATCTCCACTGGCAGGGCCGCCCGACGGAAACCCATCGTCCCTGGCGGGCCATCACTCGGCTCGGCCTGCGCCTGGCATTCAAGCGGAAGAACTTCAAGTTCGCCTTCGGCGTCTCGCTCATGCCGGCAGTTGTCTTCTCGATCGGCGTCTACTTGGCGGAGACGATCAATAACTTCAAGGTCACCATGGGCGGGCGCCGTCAGCTGCTGGCCGTCGATCCAGCCTACTTCCGGACCTACTTCACCTCCGACTTTCTGCTCTTCATGATGCTCATGCTGATGGTCTTGGCGGGGGCGGGGCTCATCGCCGACGACCTGCGGTCCAATAGCCTGCAGCTCTATTTCGCCCGGCCCATCCGCAAACGCGACTACCTGCTGGGCAAGGCGGGGGTGACCTCATTCTTCCTCCTGCTCATGACCCTGGTCCCGGGCACCCTATTCATCATCCTTAAGCTGATCTTCTCCGGAAGCCTGCGCTTCCTGGGCCAGTACCCCTGGCTGCCGCTGGCGGTCGCGGCCTACTCCCTCGTCCTGACCGTGTTCTTCACCCTGTTCACCCTGGCCGTCTCCTCGCTAGGCAAGAACCGGCGCTTCACCTCGATAATGCTCTTCCTGATTTACATCTTCTCGGACGTCTTTTTTGGCGTCTTCTCCGGAAGCTTCCACCGGCCGGAGTTCTGCTGGCTATCCATCAAAGCCAACCTGCAGCAGGTCGGAGCGGCGATCTTCCGGGCTCCGCTGCCGTATGACGCCTCATGGATCGTGTCCGCGCTCATCCTGGCCGCCCTTTCCGTGGGGGCCGCTCTGCTCCTTGTCCGCCGCGTCCGGAGCGTCGAGGTGATCCGATGA
- a CDS encoding exodeoxyribonuclease III produces the protein MKLVSWNVNGLRAVLRRNFLAYLAEEQPDVLCLQETRAEPDEVEALWPSAYKIFWNPARKKGYSGTALLTKLSPLHIGFGIGRPAHDSEGRVLTAEFDDFFVVNVYVPNSQRELTRLAYRQQWDADFLRYLKRLERRKPVVFCGDLNVAHTEIDLAHPKANEGNHGFTPEERAGFSALIKRGFVDTFREFEPGGGHYTWWSPMPGVRARNVGWRIDYFLISAALRPRLKRAFIRADVLGSDHCPVGIELD, from the coding sequence TTGAAGCTGGTTTCCTGGAACGTCAACGGACTGCGGGCCGTCCTGCGGCGGAATTTTCTCGCCTACTTGGCCGAGGAACAGCCGGACGTGCTGTGTCTCCAGGAAACCCGGGCCGAGCCCGACGAGGTGGAGGCGCTTTGGCCCTCCGCCTATAAGATTTTTTGGAATCCGGCCCGCAAGAAAGGCTATTCCGGTACGGCCCTCTTGACCAAGCTTTCTCCCCTCCACATCGGCTTCGGGATCGGCCGGCCCGCGCACGACTCCGAGGGCCGGGTGCTGACGGCCGAGTTCGACGATTTCTTCGTGGTGAACGTCTACGTGCCCAATTCCCAACGCGAGCTGACTCGGCTGGCGTACCGTCAACAATGGGATGCCGATTTCCTGCGGTATCTCAAGAGGCTGGAGCGGCGCAAGCCGGTCGTCTTCTGCGGCGACTTGAATGTGGCCCACACGGAGATCGACCTCGCCCATCCCAAGGCCAACGAGGGCAACCACGGCTTCACCCCCGAGGAGCGCGCCGGCTTCAGCGCTCTCATCAAGAGAGGCTTCGTGGACACCTTCCGCGAATTCGAGCCCGGCGGCGGCCATTACACTTGGTGGAGCCCGATGCCCGGTGTGCGGGCCCGGAACGTGGGATGGCGGATCGACTATTTCCTGATTTCGGCGGCGCTGCGGCCGCGCCTCAAGCGGGCGTTCATCCGAGCCGACGTGCTCGGATCGGATCATTGCCCGGTGGGCATCGAGTTGGACTGA
- the rpsO gene encoding 30S ribosomal protein S15: MLAKEKKSTIVGAHKRHPEDTGSTEVQVALLSERISQLSHHLIAFKKDHTSRHGLLALVSQRKRLLGFLKREDVQRYEQLILKLGLRK; the protein is encoded by the coding sequence GTGCTCGCAAAAGAGAAAAAAAGCACCATCGTCGGCGCCCACAAGCGCCACCCGGAAGACACAGGGTCCACCGAAGTCCAGGTCGCGCTGCTGTCCGAACGCATCAGCCAGCTGTCGCACCACCTGATCGCGTTCAAAAAAGACCACACCTCACGCCACGGCCTGCTGGCGCTGGTCAGCCAGCGCAAACGCCTCTTGGGCTTCCTCAAGAGGGAGGATGTCCAACGCTACGAACAGCTCATCCTCAAGCTCGGCCTGCGCAAGTAA
- a CDS encoding D-aminoacylase, translated as MAQTISRRQFLRRTGAAAAAASLAGAGPLLQGCATGKAFDLVIVGGLVYDGLGGPATAADLGLVGGMIKAVGRIPASRGRAVIEAKGLAVAPGFIDVHDHTDLALMADPRAESAVRQGVTTLISGQCGSSLFPLAESVLEEVRSNAKAQYAVEVDWRDLKGLQARLEKGGTALNFATLSGHGSLRGAAMGFNDRPPKPEEMERMKALLAEDLAAGSFGLSTGLEYTPSGFATADEIIALCRMVAARGGVYATHLRDEGDRLAEAVEEAIAAARASGASLQISHLKTAFPRNWGKIDEVLGLIERARAEGIDVTADRYPYIAGSTGLDINFPAWARQGTTDEFLARLKDEKLDKRLREYTAERERKLGSWDKVVISGVVGEKNKAYEGLDVLQAAERAGKRPYEFMRDLIVEERDNVDTVIFMMNEDNLKRILAHPLVLIGSDSSVRATDGILAQGKPHPRGFGTFPRVLGKYVREDKLFSLETAVKKITSAAAAKFKLEGRGIVKPGAFADIVVFDPAAIADNATWKDPHRYPTGVTHVLVNGRPVIAEGRHTGAAPGRVLRKGGAA; from the coding sequence ATGGCCCAAACGATCAGCCGCAGGCAGTTTCTTCGTCGGACGGGAGCGGCGGCCGCCGCCGCCTCCCTGGCCGGAGCGGGTCCGCTTCTGCAGGGCTGTGCGACCGGAAAAGCTTTCGACCTCGTCATCGTAGGGGGGCTCGTCTACGATGGCCTGGGCGGGCCGGCGACGGCCGCCGATCTCGGCCTCGTCGGTGGAATGATCAAGGCCGTCGGCCGCATTCCCGCCTCGCGGGGTAGAGCCGTCATCGAGGCCAAAGGGCTGGCCGTCGCCCCGGGCTTCATCGACGTCCACGATCACACCGACCTCGCCCTGATGGCCGATCCCAGGGCCGAGAGCGCCGTCCGCCAAGGGGTGACGACGCTGATCAGCGGACAGTGCGGATCGTCGCTCTTCCCCCTGGCCGAATCGGTTTTGGAAGAGGTCCGGAGCAACGCCAAAGCCCAGTACGCGGTGGAGGTGGATTGGCGCGACCTCAAAGGACTGCAGGCCCGCCTGGAGAAGGGCGGCACAGCCCTCAATTTCGCCACCCTGTCCGGCCACGGCTCTCTGCGCGGGGCGGCTATGGGCTTCAACGACCGCCCGCCCAAGCCGGAGGAGATGGAACGGATGAAAGCGCTCCTAGCCGAGGATCTGGCGGCCGGGTCGTTCGGACTTTCGACCGGGCTGGAATATACGCCCAGCGGCTTCGCCACGGCGGACGAGATCATCGCCCTCTGTCGGATGGTGGCGGCCCGCGGCGGCGTCTATGCGACGCATCTACGGGACGAAGGAGACCGCCTGGCGGAGGCGGTGGAGGAGGCGATCGCTGCCGCTCGGGCTTCCGGGGCATCCCTTCAGATCTCGCACTTGAAGACGGCTTTTCCGCGCAATTGGGGCAAGATCGACGAGGTTCTTGGCCTTATCGAGCGGGCCCGGGCGGAGGGGATCGATGTCACGGCCGACCGATACCCCTATATCGCCGGCTCGACCGGGCTGGACATCAATTTCCCGGCCTGGGCCCGCCAAGGCACGACCGACGAGTTCCTGGCCCGGCTGAAGGACGAGAAGCTGGACAAGCGCCTGCGCGAATATACGGCCGAGCGCGAGCGCAAGCTCGGCTCCTGGGATAAGGTGGTGATCTCGGGTGTCGTCGGCGAGAAGAACAAAGCTTATGAGGGCTTGGATGTCTTGCAGGCCGCCGAGCGGGCGGGGAAGCGGCCGTATGAATTCATGCGCGACCTGATCGTGGAGGAACGGGACAACGTGGATACGGTCATCTTCATGATGAACGAGGACAACCTGAAGCGGATCCTGGCCCATCCCCTGGTCCTGATCGGATCGGACAGCTCGGTCAGGGCTACGGACGGAATCCTGGCTCAAGGCAAGCCCCATCCGCGCGGCTTCGGCACCTTCCCGCGCGTCCTGGGCAAATATGTCCGTGAGGACAAGCTTTTCAGCTTGGAGACGGCCGTTAAGAAAATAACCTCGGCGGCGGCCGCGAAGTTCAAGCTGGAAGGGCGCGGGATCGTCAAGCCGGGCGCTTTCGCCGACATCGTCGTCTTCGACCCGGCCGCGATCGCAGACAACGCCACCTGGAAAGACCCGCACCGATATCCCACCGGCGTCACCCATGTCCTTGTCAACGGAAGGCCCGTCATCGCGGAAGGGCGGCACACCGGGGCGGCTCCCGGCCGCGTCCTGCGCAAGGGCGGGGCGGCATGA
- a CDS encoding S9 family peptidase, producing MRHRAAILALGLFLAASLASAQAGKPLGFDDFIKIQRVTDPQPSPDGKWIAFVVTVMDKEANRSNSDVWIVPTAGGEPRRLTAAPGADNSPRWSPDGKSIAFVSTRSGAPQIWRINMEGGEAWQVTTLSTGATGILWSPDGKSLAFTSSVYPEAKDDEANKKLADAAEKSKVKGRVFETLFFRYWNAWRDGTRNHVFVTPTAGGKAVDVTPGDFDAPPMDLGGHLDYAFSPDSKEVAFVRNVDPDLNKGIGTNNDVFITPAAGGTITAVTTSKANDNQPSYSPDGKYLAYKAMARPGYESDKLDLMLYDRAMKKAVNLTQKIDVSVDETFWAADGSAVYFNTDEKGRNALYRVAAPAGTIERVMGGRTFSGVNLLPDGKTFIMLDQAMNRPADVWAYDAAAKSSRRITDVNKALLAGLEMNPAEEFWFEGAGKDQVHGFLVKPPAFDAEKKYPLVMLIHGGPHGPWKDEFHYRWNTQMYAARGWVVAEINFHASGGYGQAFSDAIVGDWGGKPYSDIIIGLGYLHGRYPFIDMDRNAAAGASYGGYLINWILGHTDIFKCLISHDGVFDLRSMWGSTEELWFPEWEQKGTPWTNPEQYTKWSPSYYVKNFKTPTLVIHSQNDLRVPLEQGLQLFTSLQRMNVPSKFLYFPDEDHFVSKPQNAELWWKTKLDWLAAWLK from the coding sequence ATGAGACATCGCGCCGCCATCCTCGCCCTCGGCCTTTTCCTGGCCGCATCTCTGGCCTCGGCCCAGGCCGGCAAGCCGCTCGGTTTCGATGACTTCATCAAGATCCAGCGGGTGACCGATCCCCAGCCCTCGCCGGACGGCAAGTGGATCGCCTTCGTCGTCACCGTCATGGACAAGGAGGCCAACCGGAGCAACAGCGACGTCTGGATCGTCCCGACGGCGGGCGGCGAGCCGCGCCGGCTGACCGCAGCCCCCGGCGCCGACAATAGCCCGCGCTGGTCGCCGGACGGCAAATCCATCGCCTTCGTCTCCACGAGGTCCGGCGCCCCCCAGATCTGGAGGATCAATATGGAAGGCGGCGAAGCCTGGCAGGTCACAACCCTTTCGACCGGGGCGACTGGAATTCTCTGGTCCCCGGACGGCAAGAGCCTGGCCTTCACCTCTTCGGTCTACCCCGAAGCCAAGGACGACGAGGCCAACAAGAAGCTGGCCGACGCGGCCGAGAAGAGCAAGGTCAAGGGCCGCGTGTTTGAAACCCTCTTCTTCCGCTACTGGAACGCCTGGCGGGACGGGACGCGGAATCACGTCTTCGTGACGCCCACCGCGGGCGGCAAGGCCGTGGACGTAACCCCGGGCGACTTCGACGCGCCGCCGATGGACTTGGGCGGGCACCTCGACTACGCCTTTTCCCCCGACAGCAAGGAGGTCGCCTTCGTCCGCAACGTCGACCCCGATCTCAACAAGGGCATCGGCACCAACAACGATGTCTTCATCACCCCGGCCGCCGGCGGGACGATCACGGCCGTCACGACCAGCAAGGCCAACGACAACCAGCCCAGCTATTCCCCCGACGGCAAGTATCTCGCCTACAAGGCCATGGCCCGGCCCGGATATGAATCGGACAAGCTGGACCTGATGCTCTATGACCGCGCGATGAAGAAAGCGGTTAATCTGACCCAGAAGATCGATGTCTCGGTGGACGAGACATTCTGGGCGGCCGACGGGTCGGCCGTCTATTTCAACACCGACGAGAAAGGCCGCAACGCGCTTTATCGAGTCGCCGCCCCGGCCGGAACGATCGAGCGGGTCATGGGCGGCCGGACGTTCTCCGGAGTAAACCTTCTGCCCGACGGCAAGACATTCATCATGCTCGACCAGGCCATGAACCGGCCGGCCGACGTCTGGGCCTACGACGCGGCGGCCAAGTCGTCGCGACGGATCACGGACGTGAACAAGGCCTTGTTGGCCGGCCTGGAGATGAACCCGGCCGAGGAGTTCTGGTTCGAGGGCGCGGGCAAGGACCAAGTCCACGGCTTTCTGGTCAAGCCGCCCGCGTTCGACGCCGAGAAGAAATATCCCCTGGTCATGCTCATCCACGGCGGTCCGCACGGCCCCTGGAAGGACGAGTTCCACTACCGCTGGAACACCCAGATGTACGCGGCCCGCGGCTGGGTTGTGGCCGAGATCAACTTCCACGCCTCGGGCGGCTACGGCCAGGCCTTTTCCGACGCCATCGTCGGCGACTGGGGCGGCAAGCCTTACTCGGACATTATTATTGGATTGGGATACCTGCACGGCCGCTATCCATTCATCGATATGGACCGCAACGCCGCGGCCGGCGCCTCCTACGGCGGCTACCTGATCAATTGGATTCTGGGCCATACGGACATCTTCAAGTGTCTGATCTCGCACGACGGCGTTTTCGACCTGCGCTCGATGTGGGGCTCGACCGAGGAGCTGTGGTTCCCGGAATGGGAGCAGAAAGGCACGCCCTGGACCAACCCGGAACAGTACACCAAGTGGTCGCCCAGCTATTACGTCAAGAATTTCAAGACGCCGACCCTGGTCATCCACAGCCAGAACGACCTGCGGGTGCCGCTGGAGCAGGGCCTCCAGCTTTTCACCTCGCTGCAGCGGATGAACGTCCCCTCGAAATTCCTCTACTTCCCGGACGAGGACCACTTCGTCAGCAAACCCCAGAACGCCGAGCTGTGGTGGAAGACCAAGCTGGACTGGCTGGCGGCCTGGCTGAAGTGA